In the Caldisericia bacterium genome, ATTAAAAAAAGGGGTGAGGCTTAAACTTGCCTCACCCCTAAAGATTCATATAACCTTAATTATGGAACTTGAGGAGGAACAAATTTTGCAAATGCATCTCTTGAGTCTGGAACTGTAAATGTACCATCTGCAATCATCTTCTTTAGTTTTTCAACTTTTTCTAAAACTGCTGATGGTATCATATTCTTTGTATATTTCATAGGTGAAAGACCAACTCCACCCTCTTTTACTCCAAGAGAAACAATTCCTGATTTAAATGTATTTTCAACAACTGATTTAATTGAAAGCCAAACTGCATAGTCAACATGCTTAATCATAGATGTTAATACATTTCCTGGTGCCATATAATCTTGATCTGAATCTACTCCAACTGCAAAGAATCCTTGTCCTCTTTTTTGTGCTTCTTTTATTACACCAATACCGCATGCACCTGATGCGTGATAAACAATATCAGCACCAGCATCAAATTGTTGTTTTGCAATTTTTTGTCCATCATCTGCACTTGTGAAGTTTCCAGTGTATCCAATTAAAACTTCACATTTAGGATTAACAGTCTTTACTCCTGCTCTATATCCTGCTTCAAATTTATGAATAATAAATAGGTCCATTCCACCAACAAATCCTACTTTATTTTTCTTTGTCATCTGTCCTACAAGAGCACCAACAAGGAATGAACCTTCATGCTCTTTAAATGTATAGCAAACTACATTTGGTGGTGCAGGATCAATAACACCATCTATTAACATAAAGTATGTATTTGGATATTGTGGTGCAACTTCTTTTATAGCATCTGTTAACATAAATCCAACACCAATAACAAGTTTACAACCCTCATCTGCTAACTTCTTTAAATTTGGAATATAATCTTCATTTGCTTTTGATTCAAGAACAAGTGGTTCAATATCAAATTTTTTAATTCCTCTATCTAAAAGATCTGGTGCTTCATCTTCAATACTCTTTTTATACTCTTCATCTGTTAATGGTTGATAACCAACACCAGCAACCATCTTAAGTCCAGCACCCCATGCTTCTAAACCTCTTAATGCTGAATCGTTAAATGATTTGTCACCTCTACCACCTACGTCTGTAACTAATCCAACTTTAATAACTGGTGATAAAGATATGTCTTTTGTTATTGTTTTTCCTGCTTCAATAGTTACTTTTTCAGTAAAATCTTTATAACCTTTGAGTGTAATTTTTAAAGTTTGTTCACCCTTGGGGACATCTTTAATTTCATATTTACCATCGCTTCCAGTGGTGGCTGTCTTTCCACCAATTGTTACTGTTGCACCTGGAACTGCTTTTCCAGTTGCTTTATCTTTTACTGTACCAGAAATTGTACCTGTAGTTTTTGCGCATCCAGCAAAAATTACACCAACTAAAAGTAATACCAAAAAAATTGTTAAAGTTTTTTTCATTTATGCCCTCCTTCTTTAAGAAAAATTTTGAGAATTTTTATGATTAACAATCACCTCCTTTCCATTTTAAAAATTATACCACACTTTCATAGTGACAAATAATATTTGCAATTTTTATTATATGATCACCAATTCTTTCAAGATTTGAAATTGTATCAAGATATATAACACCCGCTTCATTTAAACAAATCCCTTGTTTTAATCTTTCAATATGATTATCTCTCATACAATCTTCTAATCTGTCAATCTCTATTTCATTTTTCTTAACTTCATCATAAAAATCAAAATCATTATTATATAAATTTTCTTTTACTAATAAGAAATTTTTATAAACTAATTCAAACATTTCTTCTAATTCTTTCATAGCATATTGAGAATATGGAATTTTTTCTTCTAATCTATTTAACTCAATTTGGGAAGTATTATCTATGATATCTCCAATTCTTTCAAATTGAGAAGATACAATAAGTAATCGAGGTATCTCTCTCGCTTCTTTTTCTGGAAGAGAAAGAGATGAAATTTTTGAAACATATCTTGATATTTCTCTGTTAACAAAATTAATTGTTTCCTCTCTTGAAGTTATATCTAAAACAGCACTTTTATTTTTATTAAAAATGAGCTCTCTTAAACATATAAAATTATTATTTACAATTTCTCCTAATCTTTTTATTTCATTAACCAAAGCATCATAAGCAACAATAGGAGATTTTAAAATTGAAGGATTTAAATATTTAACTCCGGTTTCAATTAATTTTTCTTCACCTGGCAATAATTTTGTAATTAAAGCAACATATTTTGATGTAAAAGGTAAAAAAATCAATGTATTTATAACATTAAATAGAGTATGAGAATTAGCAATTTGTTTAACTGTATCTGAAGTAAGAGATGATATAAACAAAATATAGGGTTTTAAAATAATTAAAAATATTAATGTACCTATAACATTGAAAAGTAAATGTGATAAAGCAGTTCTTTTTGCTGATAATTTTGTTCCAATACTTGCTATTAGTGCAGTAACACAAGTTCCAATATTTGCTCCTAATATTAAAGGAAAGGCAGAATTTATGTCAACTAATCCTTCCATACCAAGTGCTTCAATTATGCCAACTGTTACACTACTACTCTGTTGAATTGCTGTGAAAATTGTTCCTGCAAGTACTCCTAAAATTGGAACCTTTCCAAATTCAGTAAAAACATCAACAACTTTTTGTGATGCTCTTAATGGACTAACTGAAGAAGTCATAATTTCAATAGCGATAAAAATTAAACCAAAACCCATTATAAATTCACCAAAATACTTTACTCTTTTTCTGAATGGTAAGAAATATAACAAAAATCCAACTGTGAAAAACAAAAATCCATATTTAGTTATTTTTAAAGCAATAATTTGTGCTGTTATTGTTGTACCTATGTTTGCACCAAAAATAATACCTACTGCTTGATAAAGAGTTAATATGCCACTATTAACCAAACTAACAACAATTACTGTTGTTGCAGAACTTGATTGAATTATAGAAGTAACTATAAAACCAAGTAAGACACCCATAACTGGATTTGAAGTTGCTTTTTCTAAAATTTTTTTTAGATTTTGTGCTAATGCTTTTTGAATACCATTAGATGTGATATGAATACCATAAATAAAAAGAGCAATGCCTCCAATTAAAGGAAAAATAATTTTTGTTAGCACATTAAGAACTCCTTAAAGATAATTTAATACCCTCCTCCACTCTTTCAATTAAATGAAATTTTAAACTGTTTTTAATTTGCTTTGGAATTTTCTTGAGATCATTCTCATTCTCTTTTGGAATAATTACCTCTTTAATTCCTGCTCTGTGTGCTGCAAGAACTTTAATCTTAAGACCTCCAATTGGTAAAACTTTTCCAGTTAAAGTTATCTCTCCTGTCATTGCAACTTCTTTTTTAACTGGAACTTCTTTAATTGTTGAAATCATTGCTGTAAGCATTGCAATTCCTGCAGATGGTCCATCTTTTGGAACAGCACCTTCTGGAACATGAACATGAAAATCAAATTTTTTATAAAAATCTTTATCCTCAATTCCAAGTGTATCAGCATGAGATCTTATATAAGAGAATGCTGCATGTGCTGATTCTTTCATAACATCTCCAAGTTGTCCTGTTAGAATAAGTTTTCCATCTCCTTTCATTTTAACAACTTCGATTTTTGTAATGTCTCCTCCAAATGGTGTCCAAGAAAGACCAGTTGCAACACCAATTTCATCTCTCTCTTCTTTTATTCCAAATCTATATAGTGGATATTCTAAATATTTAAATAAATTTTTTGCTGATACTGTAACTTTTTTAAAGTTTTCACCTTTCTCAAGTTTCTCTTTTGCAACTTTTCTTAAAATTTTAGAAATCTGTCTTTCAAGTTCTCTTAATCCAGATTCTCTTGTATATTCTCTTATTATTTTTAAATATGCCTCATCTGTAATTTTAACATCATCTTCATTTAAACCATTAAAGTTTAGTTGTTTTGGAAATAGATATTTTTTAGCTATGTGAAGTTTTTCATCTTCAGTATAACCTGGAAGGTAAATTATCTCCATTCTATCTAAAAGTGGCGGAGGAATTGTGTGAGTAACATTTCCTGTTGTAATAAATAAAACATCAGAGAGATCAAACGGAATTTCAATATAATGATCAGAAAAATGTGAATTTTGATCTGGGTCAAGAGCTTCAAGAAGTGCTGCTGATGGGTCTCCTCTAAAATCTACTCCGACTTTGTCTATTTCATCTAAAAGGAAAACTGGATTTCTTGTACCTGCTTCTTTTATCCCCTGTATTATTCTTCCAGGAAGAGCTCCAACATATGTTCTTCTATGACCTCTTATTTCTGCTTCATCTCTAATTCCACCAAGAGATACATGAACAAATTTTCTTCCAAGTGCTCTTGCTATAGATCTACCTAGAGATGTTTTTCCTACTCCAGGAGGTCCTATAAAACAAAGAATTGGGGATTTTGGCTTTTTTGTTAATCTTCTTACTGCAAGATACTCAAGAATTCTTTCTTTAACATCTTCAAGACCATAATGATCTTCATCTAAAATTTTTTGTGCTCTTAAAATTTCAATCTCATCTTTTGTTGATTTATCCCATGGTAGATCTAGAAGCCAATCAAGATATGTTCTAATAACTGCTGCTTCCATTGCCATAGGTGGCATTTTTGATAAGCGCTTCAACTCTTCATTAAATTTTTCTAAAACATAATCTGGTAATTTTCTTCCCTTTAGTTTATTTCTATATTCTTCAACTTCTTCAGAATACTCTTCAGATTCACCTAATTCTCTTTTAATTGCTTTAAGTTGCTCTCTTAAGAAATATTCTCTTTGTGTTTTATCAACTTGTGATTTTACTTTCTCTTCAATTTCATTTGTTATTTTTAGAAGTTCAACCTCTTTTGAGAGAAGTTTTATTAAAATTTCAAATCTCTCTTCAATATTTATAGTTTCTAAAATTTTCTGTTTATCTTGAATAGGAACAATTATATTTGATGCAACTATATCTAAAAATCTTGTAGGATCTCCAATATCTTGAACAGCTGTTAAAGAATCTATTGGAATTTTTTTTGACAATCTTACATAATCTGCATAAAGGTCAAGTGTAACTCTTGTTAAAGCCTCGATTTTTGGTGTAATCTCAACTTTATCTTCTATCTCTGTTACTTCTGCTTCGAAATAGGGTTCAACTTTTGTATAATTTTCAATTTTGACTCTTTTTATTGCTTCAACTATAACTCTTTCAGTTCCATCTGGAAGTTTAACATTTTGTAAAATTTGAGCAAGAACACCTATTTCATATAAACCCTCTGGTGTTGGATCTTCCTCTTCTTCTATTTTTTGAGTGACAAGAATAAGAAGTTTATCTTTTTTTATTGCTTCTTCAAATGATGCAAGCGATTTTCTTCTTCCAACAAAAATTGGAAGGACAGTGTGAGGAAAAACTACAACATTCCTTAATGGTAAAACAGGATAAATTGTCTTCTTTTCCATATTTATTTCCTATTCTCTAAAACTTCATCAATTATTCCATAATCTTTTGCTTCATATGAAGTCATATAATAATCTCTATCAGTATCTTTTTCAATTTTATCAAGGGGTTGCCCAGTATGTTTTGATAAAATTTCATTAATTTTATTTTTTACTCTTATAATCTCTTTTGCTACAATTTCAATATCTTTTGCTTGGCCCTGCACCCCACCCCATGGTTGGTGTATTAAAATTCTTGTATTTGGTAATGCATATCTTTTATTTTTAGTACCTGCTGCAAGAAGTACAGCAGCCATACTTGCTGCTTGGCCTACACATATTGTTGATACAGGTGCTTTTATAAATTGCATTGTATCGTATATTGCAAGACCTGCTGTAACTTCTCCTCCAGGACTATTTATATATAAATTTATATCTCTTTCAGGGTCTTCTGCCTCAAGAAAAAGAAGTTCTGCTATAATTGCATTTGCTACCTGATCATTAATTTCAGTTCCAAGAAAAATAATTCTATCTTTAAGTAATCTTGAAAAAATATCATAACTTCTTTCACCATATGGTGTCTTTTCTATAACCCATGGTATAACCTGATTAATCTCTTTCATGTCTTCTCCTTTCTTCCAATATATTTATAACATAATTATCTTCAACTTGCTCAAAATCCTCATAAAACTGTCCAACCGCATAAAAAAAGTGTGGAAGATACAATGAAATAAATAGATCTACCTCTTTTTCTATTCTTTCTTTTGCATCAATACTTGAAACAGGAACAGCAACAATTGTTTTGTTTGGATTTTTATTTTTTATAGTTCTTACTGCAATTAACATTGTTTCTCCTGTTGCAATTCCATCATCAACAACAATTGCAGTTTGATTAGTTAAATCTTTTAATTGTTTACCACCTCTAAATAATTTAACTCTATCTTCAAGAGTTTTTCTTTTTCTTTCGATTGTTTTTTTTAAAAGCTCTTCATTTTCTTTTTCTCTTAAAAAAATTGTTCCATCTTCACTTATTGCACCAATTGCATACTCTTCATTGTAAAAAGAAGGAATTTTAGAAACAATAATAATGTCAAGAGGGCAATCTAAAATCTTACTTATTTCATAACCAATTACAACTCCTCCTCTTGGTATGCCAAAAACAATAGGATTTTTTAAGTTTAACTCTTTTAATTTTTTTCCTAATAGTATTCCTGCTTCTTCTCTATTTCTGAATATCAACTTTTGTTTTCTCTTTTGAAATTAAAGTTTCTTTATTTACTCCCATTGTGCATTTTCCTTCTAAAACCCCTCCCTCTTCAATTGCAATTTTAGATGTATGAACATCACCAATTAATTTTCCAGTTGAATAAATTTCTACTTTTCTATCAGAAAAAACATTTCCATTAATAACTCCCATTATTTGAACTTCAGCTGCCTTAATATTTGATTCAACAACTCCTTTTTCTCCAATTGTTACTATTCCTTTAACTTCAATTTCACCTTTTACTTTTCCATCAACTCTTAAACTACCTTCACAAATAATTTTTCCTTCAACTGTTGTTCCTTCACCAATATATGACTGTGCTGAATCTCTTACAACTTCTTCTTTTGATGCTTTTCCGAATGGCATTACTACCTCCTTTTTGAAATTTATGGAGCGGGAAACGGGATTCGAACCCGCGGCCCTCGGCTTGGGAAGCCGATGCTCTACCCCTGAGCTATTCCCGCCTAATGATATTATATCAATAATTTTAAGTATCTACATAAAATATCTCATTTTTTCTTATAAAACTTGGTAATAATTCTTTTAGTGGTATCTTTTCAATTTGAGATTTATAGATAAAAATTGATTCTTTCTTAATTTCAATTTCTTTTTCATTTAAAATAAATTTTTCCCATTTTGAATGAAAATTTAATGTTCTTAAAGGAGGCAAAACGTATAAATTTGGATCAAATTTAATTGGTTGAGGGAAATAATCATGATGTACAAGATATTGATAAATTTTTATATTCTCAAAATTTGATAAAACCTCTTTTAATACCTCTCCACTTACTTTATGGTCTTTATGCTTATCATAAGATAAAGGTATAAATACTTTGTCAGGTTTATAATTTTTAACTATTCCGTAAAAATCTATATAAAGTTCATTTCTATATTTAAATAATTTACCATCGGGATAATTCAAGAAAATTAAGTTATCTTCTTTTAAACCAAGCAAAGAAGCAGCATTTCTTAATTCATTATATCTAATCTCTTTCTTATGTCTCTTATTTCCATCAGTAATTAAAACTATAAAAACATTTGATTGATTTATAATTGCTCTATGTATATAACCACCACAAGCAATGGTTTCATCATCAGGATGTGGAGAAAAAACAATTATTCTTTCATTTTTTTTTGGATTTTCAATTTCAGGCAATAAATTTATTGCTCCTTGTGGTAAAACTTGAGTTGCTCTTATAAAAAATAAACCATAAATTAAAATAATAAAAAGAGAGAAAAGAATTAAATATTTATATAATTTTTTCTTTTTCATATAATTAAATTTTACTATTAAATTATTTATTGAGTACTTCTTTAAGTTTTTCTATTTCATTATTACTTAACCTATTTTTAACCCATACTTCTTTTAAATTTTTAACAATAAAATCTATTAAATTCATAGTCACCTTTCTTATTCCTCCATCTGGAAAACTAGTATCACCAATATATCTTGGTATTAAATGAAAATGAATATGTTCTATTGATTGACCTGCAACTTCTCCAAGATTTAATCCAAAATTAAAACCAGATGCTTTAAGAACTATTTCAATACCAATTTTCACTTTTTTATATGTTTCAAAAATATTTAAAATTTCTTCATCGTTTAAATCTTCTAATTTCAAAACATGTCTATTTGGAATAATTAATGTATGTCCTTTAGTTACAGGAAATATATCAAGAAGTGCAAAAGAAAATTTATTTTTAAAAATTACTCTTTCATTTTCAGGTTCACAAAAAGGACAAAAATTCATATTTCCTTTATATTATATTTTCTTTCTCCCAAGCCAATCTCTTCACCATATTCAAGTTGTCTTATACCAGAAATTTTGTGGACATATAAAAATTTATCTTCATTTTCTAAAGTTTTATAATCTAATGAGTGAACTTTTAGGGCCTCAATATTTTTTATTGCATCAAAAGATGCTTGATCAACTGCAACAATATCTTTTGAACCAAACAAACCAATATCTCTTATTATATTTTCATCATGCCATGGTAAACAATCACAATCTGGTGATACATCCAAAACGAAATTTAAAAAGGAGATTCTTTCTTCAAAAAATTTTTTTACTCCAAAAGCATATTCGACCATTTTTTCCTCTAAAATTTCACTTGAGCTTCCCCAAGATGTTTTAATTGCATTTGTTGGACAAACAGTAACACATTCTCCACATCCAATACATTTTGAATAATCGAAACTTGCTTTTTTATTTATAATTTCAATTGCATTTTCAGGGCAATGATCTCTACATTTACCACAGCCAATACATCTTTCAAAAATAAATGGTGGTTTAAAATCTGCATGTTGCTGTTGTTTTCCTGCTCTTGAAGCACAACCCATAGCTACATTTTTAATGCTCCCTCCAAAACCTGCTGACATATGACCTTTGAAGTGAGTTAAAACAACAAGATAATCTGAATCAATAATTGCACCACCAATTTTTACTTTTTTAAAGTGTTTTAAGTTTACTTCAATTTCATAAAAATATTGTCCTCTTACTCCATCAGCAATTACAATTGGACAACCCATTGAGGAGTAAGAAAATCCATTGTATATTGCAGTGTTCAAGTGATCAATTGCATTTGACCTTGAGCCTCTATAAAGAGTGTTAGTATCTGTTAAAAATGGTTTACCTCCTAAATCCTTAACAAGGTCAACAATCTGCCTTACAAAAATTGGCCTTAAAAAACCATGATTACCTAACTCTCCAAAATGAAGTTTAATTGCAACTAGATCACCATTTTTAATCTCTTTAATAAGTTTAGATGCTAAAATTTTAATTTTTCTTAAAAATGACCTCTCTTCATTTTCTGCTCTGAGTGAAGCAAATAAAACTTCAGCCATTTTAAATTTTCCTTTCTAATAAATTTTATTCATTCTCTTCAAAAATTAATGGAATAATAATTGGTTTTCTTCTTGTTCTCTCATAAAGAAATGAAGAAAGAGCACCTTGTAAATCTCTTTCAAGTATATCTTTTGAATAAGAGTGATTTGAATTATATATCTCCTCTACTCTTTCTTTAGCATCTTTTATTATTTTATTAAACTCAATTCCATTAAAAAATCCTCTTGATGAAAAACTTATGTCTTTTATTTTCCCTTTATTTATTAAAATACCTAATACAACAATACCTTCTTTTGCTAAAATTTTTCTATCTTTTAAAACTTCACTCTCTTCAGATTCAAGACCAAGCCCATCAATAAAAAGATCTCCTGTGTTTTCTTTTTTTCCTCTTCTAACATGGTCCTTTGTGACTATTAAAGTATCACCATTTTCAACTACAAAAATTTTATCTTCACTTATACCAATCTCTTTTGCTACCTTTTTGTGAGCATAAAGGTGTCTTGCTTCTCCATGAATAGGAACAAAATAATCTGGTTTAATAAGTTGAAGCATTATTTTTAACTCCTCAGTTGAAGCATGTCCTGATACATGAACACCATCTTCTTCTCTATAGATAACTTCAGCATTAAGATAAAAAAGAGAATTTATAATTTTGTTTACATATTCTTCATTTCCAGGAATTGGATGTGCAGAAATTATAACTGTATCTTTTGGAAGAATTTTTATTTTATCATGTGCTGAATTTGCAAGTCTTGTAAGCCCTGAAAGTGGTTCACCCTGACTTCCAGTTGTTAAAATAACTAATTTCTCTTCTGGAACAAGAGAAAGTTCATCAATCTGGATCATTAGATCATTTGGAATATTTAAAAAGCCGAGTTTTTTAGAAATTGTAATTATAATTACAAAACTTTTTCCATCAACATAAACTTTTTTATTTAGTTTATGAGAAATATCAAAAATTTGTTGGATTCTATGAATGTTTGTTGAGAAAGTTGTAATTATAATTCTTCCTTTTATTTTTCTAAAAAGATCAAAAAGCCTTTCACCAACAACCCTTTCAGAACCAGTAAAACCTTCTTTTGTTGCATTTGTAGAATCTGATAGAATGAGTAAAACTCCATCTTGTCCAATTTTTCCTAATTTTTGAAGATCAATTGCTTTTCCATCAATTGGAGTTGTATCAATTTTAAAATCTCCTGTATGAAAAATTCTTCCAGAAAAGGGATTTTCAATTAAAAAACCAAGTCCGTCTGGAATTGAATGATTTACATAAACTCCCTCAAGTGTAAAATTTCCTATTTTAAATTTTTCATTTGGTTTTATTTCAACTTCTTCGTATGGTTTTAATTTACCTGGAATTACAGTTGAAGCAAGACCAAGAGTTAGTTTTGTTCCATAAAGAGGAAGTTTTACTTTTTCAAAAATATATTTTATAGAACCAATATGATCAAGATGACCATGAGTTATAACTATTCCTTTTAATTTATTTTTTATTTTATCAATATATGTTAGATTTGGAATTACATATTCAACTCCATACATTTCAATTTCAGGAAATTTAAAACCTGCATCAAGAATAAAAGCAGTTTCATTATCTTCAAAAATCATCATGTTTTTACCAATTTCGTTTAACCCTCCTAAAAAAGTTATTTTTACAAATTTACTTGATAATTCTTGCGAACTCATCTTGTGTTAAGCCTCCACATACACCAAAACCAAATTTTTCAAACTCTATTTCACTAAACTCTTTCATTAAATCATCTCTATTAACTTTTTGAATTCTTTCAATTACTTCTTCAATTTTCTCAACATAACCTTTTCTAAAAAAATTAACTCCATTTCTTTCACTTTTTGCCAAAGAGTTCTCTAATCTAAGAAGCAAATTTCCAATTAAAAATTCTTTACTTCTCTCTATCTCATCTATTTTAAAAGACTCTTTTTTTATTTTCTCAAATTCACTTTTAATTTCATAAAGAACTTTTTCTAAATTATTCTTGTTTGTTGCAAAATAGATTACTCCAGCCCCAGTTTGTTTATAAGATAAATTGAAAGAATAAATTGAATAAACTAAACCTAAATCTTCTCTTATCCTTTGAAATAATCTTGATGACATTCCACCACCTAAAACATTTAAAAGAACAAGATGAATAGGATATTCTTTTGTGAGAATTGAAACAGATTTAAAAGCCATGTGTACATAAACTTGTTTAATATCTTTATATCTAACTTTTATATCAGATAAAAAATTTGGTTCAAAAACTTCACTTATTTTTTTATCATAATCAAATTTTTTTAAATTTTCTTCTACTACCTTTTTAACTTCATCAAATTGAATATTTCCATAAAAAGAGATGATTAAATTTTCTGGATGATAAAAATTTTTAAAAAAGGAAAAGAGAGAATCTCTTGTTGAATTTTTTATATTTTCAACTTTTCCAATAACATCATAAGAAAAACTTGAATTTCCCCAAATAGCTTTTTTAAGTTCAATTAGAGAAAGTTCTTCAGGTGAATCCTCAATTGAGTTATACTCTTCAATAACAACATTTTTTTCTTTTTCAATTTCAATTTCAGGAAAAAGTGGATTTTGAATAATATCTAAAATAACATCAGTTGCTTTTTTAAAACTTCTATCTCTTCCTCTAATATAGTAGCCAGTATATTCACTTGATGTAAAAGCGTTCATATCACAACCAATTCCTTCGACTTCAATTGAAATTTCTTTTGAGTTTCTTTTAGGAGTTCCTTTAAAAACAAGATGTTCTATAAAATGTGAATATCCATTTGTCTCTTCACTCTCATAAATTGAACCTGCTGGTACCAAAATAAAAAGAGAGAAGGAAGGGAAATTTTCTCCTCTCTGGTATATTAATGTTGAGCCATTAAATAGTGGCTCAACTATTGTTTCGCTATCTGCCATCTATTCTCTTCTATCTCTTCTCCTTTCTCTATCTTCATCATCAAATATAATTCCTTTTTGAGTTAAATTAACTCTTCCAAGGTCATCAACATTTGCAACTTTAACAATTATTTCATCTCCAACTTTTGGCCAGAGTTTTGTATTTTTTGCAATATTACTTCTCATTTGAGATACATGAAGCAATCCATCTTTATTAGGTGTTATTTCAACAATTAAACCAAATTCTCTTACTTGCAAAACTTTTCCAAGATAAATTTTTCCAACCTCAATGTCTTGAGTGAGCTCTTTTATCATTTCTCTTGCTCTTTCTCCTGAATTGTAATCTGGTGCAGTTATATAAATTCTTCCAGTTGGTTCAATGTCAATTTGAACTTTTGTTTCATCTATAATTTTTTTGATAAATTTTCCTTGAGGACCAATAACATCTTTAATTTTGATTGGTTCAATTTCCATAACAATAACTCTTGGAGCAAGTGGTGAAATTTCTGGTCTTGGTTTATCAATAACTTTTAACATTTCACTTAATATATATAATCTTCCCTCTTTTGCTTGTTTTAGTGCTTTTTCAATTATTTCAAGATCTATTCCTTTTATTTTTATATCCATTTGAAGAGCAGTAACACCTTCTTCTGTACCTGCAACTTTAAAATCCATGTCTCCAAGATGGTCTTCCATTCCTTGAATATCAGAAAGAATTGTATATTTGTCTCCTTCTTTAATTAAACCCATTGCAATACCAGAAACAGGTCTTTTAATTGGAACTCCTGCATCCATTAAAGAAAGAGTTGAACCGCAAACAGAAGCCATAGATGTTGAACCATTAGATTCCAAAACTTCTGATACAACTCTTATTGAATATGGAAATTCTATCTCATCTGGAATAACTGCAAGAAGCGCCCTTTCTGCTAAAGCACCATGTCCTATTTCTCTTCTTGATGGACCTCTAAGAGGTTTAACTTCTCCAGTAGAAAATGGTGGAAAGTTATAATAGTGCATATATCTTTTTGTGAATTCTTCTTCAAGACCTTCAATGAGTTGTCCTTCTTTAAGACCTCCTAATGTTACAACTGAAAGAACTTGAGTTTGACCTCTTGTGAATAAACCAGAACCATGAGTTTGAGGTAAAAGACCAACTTTTATATAAAGTGGTCTAATTTCATCAGGTTTTCTTCCATCAACTCTTATATTTTTTTCAATAATCCTTTTTCTTACAAATTCTTTTAAAATTTTTGTGAATGTATAATCAAGTTTTTTTAATAACTCATTTTCTTCTTTTGTAAAC is a window encoding:
- a CDS encoding polyribonucleotide nucleotidyltransferase, coding for MILDINKRTLEIEISNKKYFFEIGEVAKQADSATLVKCGGTVVLVTCAVSKEVKEGQDFLPLVVDYEEKLYAVGKIPGGFYKREGKPTDEEILKGRLIDRSLRPLFPEFFYNDVQIIAMVLSQDKENPADILALNGASLALSLSSAPFLGPVGAVRVGKIEDKFIINPTFEEIDKGEMDIVVAGTEDYIVMVEAGLKEVKEEDILKALDLAHEEIKKIARKIKDFAKENGKEKIIVEPFLVEDEIIHKSKEFLEPKFEDILENFPEKTKREEELEKLKDELFKYFIEDFETKEEFTKEENELLKKLDYTFTKILKEFVRKRIIEKNIRVDGRKPDEIRPLYIKVGLLPQTHGSGLFTRGQTQVLSVVTLGGLKEGQLIEGLEEEFTKRYMHYYNFPPFSTGEVKPLRGPSRREIGHGALAERALLAVIPDEIEFPYSIRVVSEVLESNGSTSMASVCGSTLSLMDAGVPIKRPVSGIAMGLIKEGDKYTILSDIQGMEDHLGDMDFKVAGTEEGVTALQMDIKIKGIDLEIIEKALKQAKEGRLYILSEMLKVIDKPRPEISPLAPRVIVMEIEPIKIKDVIGPQGKFIKKIIDETKVQIDIEPTGRIYITAPDYNSGERAREMIKELTQDIEVGKIYLGKVLQVREFGLIVEITPNKDGLLHVSQMRSNIAKNTKLWPKVGDEIIVKVANVDDLGRVNLTQKGIIFDDEDRERRRDRRE